The following coding sequences are from one Enterococcus sp. 4G2_DIV0659 window:
- the nusG gene encoding transcription termination/antitermination protein NusG, translating to MESFEKNWYVLHTYSGYENKVKANIESRAQSMGMGDFIFRVVVPEETETEVKNGKSKEIVHKTFPGYVLVEMTMTDDSWYVVRNTPGVTGFVGSHGAGSKPAPLLQEEINHILRSIGMSTRQSDLDVALGDTVRIIEGAFSGLEGEVTEVDEERQKLKVNIDMFGRETSTELDFEQVDSIQ from the coding sequence ATGGAATCATTTGAAAAAAATTGGTATGTACTGCATACATACTCAGGTTATGAGAACAAAGTAAAAGCAAATATCGAATCACGTGCGCAAAGTATGGGGATGGGGGATTTTATTTTTCGCGTCGTTGTTCCAGAAGAAACAGAAACTGAAGTGAAGAATGGGAAATCAAAAGAAATCGTGCATAAAACATTCCCAGGTTATGTCTTAGTAGAAATGACAATGACGGACGATTCTTGGTATGTTGTTCGTAATACACCAGGTGTTACTGGATTTGTAGGCTCTCACGGTGCTGGAAGTAAGCCTGCGCCATTATTACAAGAAGAAATCAACCACATTTTACGTTCAATTGGTATGAGTACGCGTCAATCTGACTTGGATGTTGCTTTAGGTGACACTGTTCGTATTATTGAAGGTGCGTTTTCTGGTCTTGAAGGTGAAGTGACAGAAGTGGACGAAGAACGTCAAAAATTAAAAGTAAACATTGATATGTTCGGTCGTGAAACAAGTACAGAGTTAGACTTTGAACAAGTAGATTCGATTCAATAA
- the rpmG gene encoding 50S ribosomal protein L33 encodes MATKKSALACSDCGSRNYSKAVSEGKRGERLEIKKFCKYCQKYTLHKETK; translated from the coding sequence ATGGCAACAAAAAAATCAGCACTTGCTTGTTCAGATTGTGGCTCCAGAAACTATTCTAAAGCCGTCAGCGAAGGCAAACGTGGAGAACGATTAGAGATTAAAAAATTCTGTAAATACTGTCAAAAGTACACGTTACATAAAGAGACGAAATAG
- a CDS encoding alpha/beta fold hydrolase: protein MKKNNWYLLIMACIALILVGCTGKKAVENKNQSSTNLPAKSEDTTKSTVPTLFIHGYSGGKNSFGRMINRLEGNGLTKKELVLTISPQGEVQAKGKLTGKKTNPSIQILFTDNKNNEWNQAEWIKNSLVYIRDTYGVTEVNIVGHSMGGASSLRYLTTFGGDNTLPNIKKFVGIAAPFNNFVELSDGETIDEVINNGPAFQSERYTDYVNGIEKMSKDMGAMIIAGDVKDGSLSDEAVPVADALSVVSLFKKHGNIVQEKIFYGKAAQHSKLHENKEVDQLVADFLWD from the coding sequence GTGAAAAAAAATAATTGGTATTTACTGATCATGGCATGTATCGCACTAATACTTGTTGGATGTACAGGTAAAAAAGCAGTAGAAAATAAAAATCAGTCCAGCACTAATCTACCAGCCAAAAGTGAAGATACGACGAAATCAACGGTGCCCACACTTTTTATTCACGGCTACAGTGGAGGCAAAAACTCCTTTGGCCGTATGATCAATCGTCTCGAAGGAAATGGTCTCACTAAAAAAGAACTCGTTTTGACCATTAGCCCTCAGGGTGAAGTTCAAGCAAAAGGCAAATTGACAGGCAAGAAAACAAATCCTAGTATTCAAATTTTGTTTACAGATAATAAAAATAATGAATGGAATCAAGCTGAATGGATCAAAAATTCTTTGGTGTATATTCGGGATACGTATGGTGTAACAGAGGTTAATATCGTTGGGCATTCAATGGGAGGTGCGAGTTCGCTTCGTTATTTGACTACTTTTGGTGGTGATAACACATTACCTAACATCAAGAAATTTGTCGGCATAGCAGCACCGTTTAATAATTTTGTAGAATTATCTGATGGAGAGACGATTGATGAGGTAATTAATAATGGTCCTGCATTTCAAAGCGAACGGTATACTGATTATGTAAATGGAATCGAGAAAATGTCTAAAGATATGGGAGCCATGATCATAGCAGGAGATGTAAAAGACGGTAGCTTAAGTGATGAGGCTGTCCCTGTTGCTGATGCGCTAAGCGTTGTTTCATTATTCAAAAAACACGGCAATATAGTACAGGAGAAAATTTTTTATGGAAAAGCAGCACAACATAGCAAGTTACACGAAAATAAAGAAGTCGATCAATTAGTGGCAGATTTTTTATGGGATTAA
- a CDS encoding Gfo/Idh/MocA family protein — protein MKIGVIGLGNIAQKAYLPIYAQLRDEVTFVLSTRNDQARQEVCGKYGFTESVSTIEELIETGITGCFVHVATNAHCQVVKQLLAAGIHVFVDKPLSENVAEVKEIQTLAAEKNLLLMVGFNRRFAPFVEELKAIENKNMLLIQKNRVATEYDAYFVIYDLFLHLADTVVYLLDDDIGQVQTKIIEENGLLKRALLHVETKTTTAIASMDLYAGANTETYQLTSPEGTFILENLTDLTIKNQNGIQAKAFGDWTPTLEKRGFQQMIEAFIRAIQTNNAAHLKQEKVFISHELCAKMIQNHQQHIL, from the coding sequence ATGAAAATAGGTGTTATCGGGTTAGGAAATATTGCACAAAAAGCGTATTTACCTATCTATGCTCAATTAAGAGACGAAGTAACGTTTGTTTTATCCACGAGAAATGACCAAGCACGTCAAGAAGTTTGTGGTAAATACGGTTTTACTGAATCTGTCTCTACGATTGAAGAATTAATTGAAACAGGAATTACGGGTTGTTTCGTCCACGTAGCAACGAATGCCCATTGCCAGGTTGTTAAACAATTATTGGCTGCAGGAATCCACGTGTTTGTGGATAAACCTTTAAGTGAAAATGTAGCAGAAGTCAAAGAAATCCAAACGCTAGCCGCAGAAAAAAATCTTTTGTTGATGGTTGGTTTTAATCGCCGTTTTGCTCCGTTTGTAGAAGAGCTAAAAGCAATCGAAAATAAAAATATGCTGTTGATCCAAAAAAATCGTGTAGCAACAGAATACGACGCCTATTTTGTGATTTATGATTTGTTTTTACATTTAGCGGATACTGTTGTTTATTTGCTGGATGATGATATCGGTCAAGTTCAAACAAAAATTATCGAAGAAAATGGTCTTTTAAAAAGAGCATTACTTCATGTGGAAACAAAAACAACCACAGCGATTGCTTCAATGGATTTATATGCTGGTGCCAATACTGAAACATATCAGCTTACAAGCCCAGAAGGAACCTTTATTTTAGAAAATTTAACAGATTTAACAATCAAAAATCAAAATGGAATCCAAGCAAAAGCATTCGGTGATTGGACACCAACTTTGGAAAAAAGAGGCTTCCAACAAATGATTGAAGCCTTTATTCGAGCAATTCAAACAAATAATGCTGCTCATTTGAAACAAGAGAAGGTTTTTATTAGCCACGAATTATGTGCCAAGATGATTCAAAATCATCAGCAACATATTTTATAG
- a CDS encoding 3'-5' exonuclease, with protein MNFYSIDFETASYAKHSACSVALVKVENNKIVDEYYSLIKPETDFFWKNIQIHGIKPEDVADAPKFPEVWNQIQSCFKPNSLVVAHNAPFDCGVLAGCLDYYGITQPNYLSLCTVKTSRKLFPEMPNHKLNTVCDHLNIKLNNHHDALEDSRACAEILLYQEKHFGVEPLKKLVTIK; from the coding sequence ATGAATTTTTACTCCATTGACTTTGAAACAGCCAGTTATGCCAAACATAGTGCTTGTTCTGTCGCTTTAGTAAAAGTGGAAAATAATAAAATAGTAGACGAGTATTACTCATTAATAAAGCCTGAAACTGATTTTTTTTGGAAAAATATCCAGATCCATGGCATTAAACCAGAAGATGTTGCAGATGCTCCAAAGTTTCCTGAGGTTTGGAATCAGATTCAATCATGTTTTAAACCAAATAGTTTAGTCGTAGCACACAATGCTCCTTTCGACTGCGGTGTTTTAGCCGGCTGTTTAGATTATTATGGTATCACTCAACCGAATTACCTTTCATTATGCACAGTGAAAACCAGCCGTAAACTATTTCCAGAAATGCCAAATCATAAGCTAAACACCGTTTGCGATCATTTAAATATAAAACTAAATAATCACCATGATGCTTTGGAAGATAGCCGTGCGTGTGCTGAAATATTGTTATATCAAGAGAAACATTTTGGTGTAGAACCATTGAAAAAGTTGGTAACAATAAAATAA
- a CDS encoding acyltransferase, translated as MKVRKSNFELFRILSAFVIVMHHYVVHSEWVYGEKLGVKQIFLDIIGSAGKFGVNCFLLISGYFFVTTVFKPKKLLSLWLQVFFYSLGIFLIVVFFSKDPSILTFKNTIAVSFPVIFQQYWFISSYVLLYCLAPFLNILVKNMDKKQHLFLLIVLFAFLSVKPAISLLVANFGGVESGMWFLFIYFIAAYIKMYPESFAESSKSYFIKSGIVFGIIIVSITLLAIHNHQSENGLSKSLIMDIHSPLYLLLAILLFCGFKNWDMGSIPVINLLGSATLGVYLIHDNNYVRHYLWKQLTAFKSTYYGIKLILVSFVIIISVYVVSSIIDILRQRLFTGLSNMVGGRTKKQSMMIPKKKAREV; from the coding sequence ATGAAAGTTAGAAAGTCGAATTTTGAATTATTTCGTATACTTAGTGCATTTGTGATAGTCATGCATCATTATGTTGTTCATTCAGAGTGGGTTTATGGAGAAAAATTAGGGGTAAAACAGATTTTTCTTGATATCATTGGATCAGCAGGGAAATTTGGTGTTAATTGTTTTCTATTGATTAGTGGCTATTTTTTTGTAACTACAGTGTTTAAACCAAAGAAATTATTATCTTTATGGTTACAAGTCTTTTTTTATTCATTAGGAATTTTTTTGATTGTTGTATTTTTTTCAAAAGATCCATCCATTCTCACTTTTAAAAATACAATTGCAGTTAGTTTTCCTGTTATTTTTCAACAATATTGGTTTATTAGTTCCTATGTATTGCTCTATTGTTTAGCACCTTTTCTAAATATTTTGGTAAAAAATATGGATAAAAAACAACACTTGTTTCTTTTAATTGTGTTGTTCGCATTCTTGTCAGTTAAGCCAGCTATTTCGTTGTTAGTAGCTAATTTTGGTGGGGTTGAAAGCGGCATGTGGTTTTTATTTATTTACTTTATTGCGGCATATATAAAGATGTATCCAGAATCATTTGCTGAAAGTTCAAAAAGTTATTTTATAAAAAGTGGGATTGTGTTTGGTATAATCATAGTGTCGATTACGTTACTTGCTATTCATAATCACCAAAGCGAAAATGGACTTTCAAAAAGTTTGATAATGGATATACATAGTCCGCTATATCTTTTGTTAGCCATATTACTGTTTTGTGGGTTTAAAAATTGGGATATGGGATCCATACCGGTGATAAACTTACTTGGTTCCGCTACTTTGGGTGTTTATCTGATTCATGATAACAACTATGTCCGCCATTATTTATGGAAGCAACTAACTGCTTTCAAATCAACATACTACGGGATAAAATTAATCTTGGTTTCTTTTGTTATTATCATTTCAGTATATGTTGTTAGCTCGATAATTGATATTTTAAGACAGAGATTATTCACTGGATTGAGCAATATGGTTGGGGGGAGAACTAAGAAACAATCGATGATGATTCCTAAGAAGAAGGCTCGAGAAGTATAA
- a CDS encoding exodeoxyribonuclease III, whose amino-acid sequence MKCISWNVNGLRAVVKKNFMDVFNELDADFFCLQETKLQEGQIDLDLPGYYQYWNYAEKKGYSGTAIFTKKEAMSVRYGMGIDEHDQEGRLITLEYPKFFLITCYTPNSQNELKRLDYRMTWEDAFRDYLNALGKEKPVILCGDLNVAHQNIDLKNWKTNQKNAGFTPEERQKFTELLDSGFIDTYRHFYPDQEGVYSWWSYRFNARKNNAGWRIDYFVVSDGLKDALTDAKIHTDIIGSDHCPVEVDLMID is encoded by the coding sequence ATGAAATGTATTTCATGGAATGTCAACGGCTTACGTGCTGTTGTGAAAAAGAACTTTATGGATGTATTTAACGAATTAGATGCAGATTTTTTCTGCTTGCAAGAAACAAAATTACAAGAAGGGCAAATTGATTTAGACTTGCCTGGTTACTACCAATACTGGAATTATGCTGAAAAAAAGGGCTACTCTGGCACTGCAATTTTTACAAAAAAAGAAGCGATGAGTGTTCGCTACGGCATGGGAATTGATGAGCACGATCAAGAAGGTCGTTTAATCACATTGGAATATCCAAAATTCTTTCTAATCACTTGTTACACTCCCAATTCTCAAAATGAGTTGAAACGCTTAGATTATCGTATGACTTGGGAAGATGCTTTTCGTGATTATTTAAATGCGTTAGGTAAGGAAAAACCAGTGATTCTGTGTGGCGATTTAAACGTCGCTCATCAAAATATCGATTTGAAAAACTGGAAAACCAATCAAAAAAACGCTGGCTTTACGCCAGAAGAACGCCAAAAATTTACAGAACTATTGGATAGCGGCTTTATTGATACATACCGTCATTTCTATCCAGATCAAGAAGGCGTGTATTCTTGGTGGAGTTATCGTTTTAATGCACGTAAAAATAATGCTGGCTGGAGAATCGATTATTTTGTTGTTTCCGATGGGTTAAAAGATGCCTTGACAGATGCCAAGATTCATACAGACATTATTGGCAGTGATCATTGCCCAGTAGAAGTTGATTTGATGATTGATTAG
- a CDS encoding TetR/AcrR family transcriptional regulator, whose amino-acid sequence MKTAKEMIVEQAKRLFNEKGYYQVTMRDIAKAANTTIGNLTYHFPRKEDLVLEIQKDANNRILHDIEIRLEQRETHRFSLKELFDTFVLKEKNEQNFSYYFKNLLELGRDYPEIQKKQEYIRSIFLDYFYTTFLVLRSEEVLRKDITDEQYRSLAQTLVLLMTVWNQNNSPAHDTLLQQTNYIQTCSNLIYSFLTEKGQKEYKQYLLEHAER is encoded by the coding sequence ATGAAAACAGCAAAAGAAATGATTGTTGAACAAGCAAAACGTTTATTTAATGAGAAAGGGTATTACCAAGTAACTATGCGTGATATTGCCAAAGCCGCAAATACTACTATCGGCAATTTGACCTATCATTTTCCTCGAAAAGAAGACTTGGTTTTAGAAATACAAAAAGATGCAAATAACCGCATCCTTCATGATATTGAAATACGGCTAGAACAAAGAGAGACTCATCGTTTTAGTCTGAAGGAACTATTTGATACCTTTGTACTTAAAGAAAAAAATGAGCAAAACTTCAGCTACTATTTTAAAAATTTACTGGAGTTAGGAAGAGATTATCCTGAGATTCAAAAAAAACAAGAATACATCCGAAGTATCTTTTTGGACTATTTTTATACTACTTTTCTTGTACTTCGATCAGAGGAAGTTTTGCGCAAAGATATAACGGACGAGCAATATCGTTCTTTAGCCCAAACATTGGTTCTTCTTATGACTGTTTGGAACCAAAACAATAGCCCTGCTCATGATACTTTATTACAGCAAACAAACTACATACAGACTTGCTCAAACTTAATTTATTCTTTTTTAACTGAAAAAGGGCAAAAAGAATACAAGCAATATCTTTTGGAACATGCTGAACGATAA
- a CDS encoding SGNH/GDSL hydrolase family protein, which translates to MHKSVYIFLGALIPIIVLSVYYLFLPKETTQEVPETQQTIYSSERLDRLNQIVYSPMGDSISAGWITEKEEQKFPSILSSIIAEAYDIQVKEKGIYEAGARASNLGISSVDNIIKQQPNLVTIEYGTNDLLDYKDEQSLKQFEANLSYIVSELKEQNIFVVLVTTWNRDKDRSQLYDDVIFKVGSKYDIPVANIRGLWTNRKDTIDPKSADNFLKNKNIKNDMHPNEKGHEEIAKRIFESIEPRWTDYLSKLK; encoded by the coding sequence ATGCACAAATCTGTTTATATATTTTTAGGGGCTTTAATTCCTATCATTGTATTATCAGTCTATTATTTATTTCTACCAAAAGAAACAACGCAAGAGGTCCCAGAAACTCAGCAGACCATTTATTCATCTGAACGTTTAGATAGACTTAATCAAATCGTTTATTCTCCAATGGGTGACAGTATTAGTGCAGGATGGATTACTGAAAAAGAAGAGCAAAAATTTCCCAGTATTTTATCAAGTATAATTGCTGAAGCGTATGATATTCAAGTGAAAGAAAAAGGCATCTATGAAGCTGGTGCTAGAGCTAGCAACCTTGGAATTTCAAGTGTTGATAACATCATAAAACAACAGCCAAACCTTGTTACCATCGAGTATGGAACCAACGATCTTTTGGATTATAAAGATGAACAAAGCTTGAAACAATTTGAAGCAAACCTATCTTACATTGTTTCAGAGCTTAAAGAACAAAATATTTTTGTTGTATTAGTGACCACGTGGAATAGAGACAAGGATAGATCACAATTATATGATGATGTTATTTTTAAAGTCGGTTCTAAATATGATATTCCTGTAGCTAATATTCGTGGCCTTTGGACAAATCGAAAGGATACAATTGACCCCAAAAGTGCAGATAATTTTTTAAAAAATAAAAACATAAAAAACGATATGCACCCCAATGAAAAAGGACACGAAGAAATTGCAAAACGAATTTTTGAATCTATTGAGCCTAGATGGACAGATTATCTTTCTAAACTTAAGTAG
- the secE gene encoding preprotein translocase subunit SecE: MKFLRSVKDEMKQVTWPSKKQLRKDTLVVIETSIIFAALFFVMDTAIQTVFGWILK; the protein is encoded by the coding sequence ATGAAATTTTTACGTAGTGTAAAAGACGAGATGAAACAAGTTACTTGGCCATCAAAAAAACAATTACGCAAAGATACATTAGTCGTAATCGAAACATCAATTATTTTCGCGGCCTTATTCTTTGTAATGGATACAGCGATTCAAACTGTTTTTGGCTGGATTCTTAAGTAA
- a CDS encoding SGNH/GDSL hydrolase family protein, producing the protein MNKIGYVLLGALISSLLCAGYYFYTVGNPKKSPIKTTEQKIITKHPSPLSEIIYSPMGDSISTGLITEKEEQRFTSVLAAMIAKKQHVKVIEKGVHKPGATLNNLGLLSMDEIIQQKPNLVTIEYGTNDILAHKDEQSLKQFEVNLSYAINELQKQDILLVLVTTWNRDQKISKLYDDIIIAVGQKYQVPVANIRNLWIERDDTINPKSIPNHFNKTSGLENDMHPNEKGHQLIAERIYDAISVELNDYLKTTSSSSTSSESSTATYQ; encoded by the coding sequence ATGAATAAAATAGGTTATGTGTTATTAGGTGCATTGATATCAAGTTTACTGTGTGCTGGTTATTATTTTTATACAGTAGGGAATCCTAAAAAATCCCCAATAAAAACTACGGAACAAAAAATTATCACAAAACACCCTTCTCCATTAAGCGAAATTATTTACTCTCCAATGGGTGATAGCATCTCTACTGGTTTGATCACTGAAAAAGAAGAGCAACGATTCACAAGTGTTTTAGCAGCTATGATAGCAAAAAAACAACACGTGAAGGTTATTGAAAAAGGGGTCCATAAACCTGGAGCGACTCTCAATAACTTAGGACTTTTAAGTATGGACGAAATCATCCAACAAAAACCCAACCTCGTCACAATAGAATACGGAACAAATGATATTTTAGCCCACAAAGATGAACAAAGCTTAAAACAATTTGAAGTAAACTTGTCGTATGCCATTAACGAATTACAAAAACAGGATATCTTGCTCGTGTTAGTCACAACTTGGAATAGAGATCAAAAAATTTCCAAATTATATGACGATATTATTATAGCTGTTGGCCAAAAGTATCAAGTTCCAGTGGCGAATATTCGAAACCTCTGGATTGAACGAGACGATACCATCAATCCTAAAAGCATTCCTAATCACTTTAATAAAACTTCTGGCTTAGAAAATGACATGCATCCGAACGAAAAGGGACATCAATTAATAGCTGAACGAATTTACGATGCCATTAGTGTTGAACTGAATGACTACTTAAAAACCACTAGCTCATCTTCAACATCTTCTGAGTCAAGTACAGCTACTTATCAATAA
- the cbpA gene encoding cyclic di-AMP binding protein CbpA, translating to MLLKSVVIKKKNLTTVNESCTLEEALTILEDSGYRCVPILDESEKIFRGNIYKMHIYRHKANGGDMNLPVTYLLKNATKFIFVNTSFFKVFFTIKELPYIAVLDENNYFYGILTHSTLLNILAQSWNIERGSYVLTIASTGKQGDLALMTKIIAKHSSIASCITLDIGEDEFIRRTLITLPAETTEETCAVIVEHLERKNLKVVEIEDLQANAE from the coding sequence ATGTTATTAAAATCCGTTGTTATCAAAAAGAAAAACCTTACAACTGTGAATGAATCTTGTACATTAGAAGAAGCTTTAACAATCCTTGAAGACTCTGGTTATCGCTGTGTGCCGATTTTAGATGAATCTGAAAAAATTTTTAGAGGCAATATTTATAAAATGCACATCTATCGTCATAAAGCGAATGGCGGAGACATGAATTTACCAGTTACTTATTTGCTAAAAAATGCAACGAAATTTATTTTTGTGAATACATCATTTTTTAAAGTATTCTTTACGATCAAAGAATTGCCCTACATTGCAGTATTAGATGAGAACAATTATTTCTATGGTATTTTAACTCATAGTACGTTATTAAATATTCTTGCCCAATCTTGGAATATCGAGCGTGGCAGTTATGTATTGACGATTGCTTCAACTGGTAAGCAAGGAGATCTTGCTTTAATGACCAAAATCATTGCCAAACATAGCAGTATTGCTAGTTGTATTACTTTGGACATCGGGGAAGATGAATTTATCCGCCGTACATTGATTACACTGCCTGCTGAAACAACGGAAGAAACATGTGCTGTGATCGTTGAGCATTTAGAACGCAAAAACCTTAAAGTCGTTGAAATTGAAGACTTACAAGCAAACGCTGAATAA
- the murB gene encoding UDP-N-acetylmuramate dehydrogenase, whose amino-acid sequence MNKVEVMNELNDITLFFDEPLMNFTFTKTGGPADILAFPKSKEEVAALVDYCKNQDIPWLVLGNASNLIVRDGGIRGMVIMLENMKQVSVEKKQIIVEAGAKLIDTTYVALENELTGFEFACGIPGSVGGAVYMNAGAYGGEIKDIFTSVDILLEDGTIQTLTNKDMQFSYRHSAIQGMHAIILQATFSLEAGNADTIKAKMDELTELRESKQPLEYPSCGSVFKRPEGHFTGKLIQDAGLQGLKWGGAQISEKHAGFIVNIDHATATDYVELIAHIQQVIKEKFDVSLETEVRIIGE is encoded by the coding sequence ATGAATAAAGTAGAAGTGATGAATGAATTAAATGATATAACGTTGTTTTTTGACGAACCGCTAATGAATTTTACCTTTACCAAAACAGGTGGACCAGCAGATATCTTGGCTTTTCCAAAATCAAAAGAGGAAGTTGCAGCTTTAGTTGATTACTGTAAAAATCAAGATATACCTTGGCTTGTTTTAGGGAATGCCAGTAATCTGATTGTCAGAGATGGCGGGATTCGCGGTATGGTGATTATGTTAGAAAATATGAAACAAGTATCTGTTGAAAAAAAGCAAATTATTGTAGAAGCTGGAGCAAAATTAATTGATACAACCTATGTTGCATTAGAGAATGAACTGACAGGTTTTGAATTTGCTTGTGGGATTCCTGGTAGTGTCGGTGGAGCTGTTTACATGAATGCAGGCGCGTATGGCGGAGAAATCAAGGATATTTTTACTTCTGTTGATATTTTGTTAGAGGATGGAACAATCCAGACTTTGACAAATAAAGACATGCAGTTTTCTTATCGCCATAGTGCCATTCAAGGAATGCATGCGATTATACTTCAAGCCACATTTTCTTTGGAAGCAGGAAATGCTGATACGATAAAAGCTAAAATGGATGAACTGACTGAATTAAGAGAATCGAAACAGCCTTTGGAGTATCCTTCTTGCGGTAGTGTTTTTAAACGACCAGAAGGACATTTTACAGGTAAACTGATTCAAGATGCAGGATTGCAAGGATTGAAATGGGGGGGAGCCCAAATTTCAGAAAAGCATGCAGGTTTTATTGTAAATATTGATCATGCAACGGCGACAGATTATGTTGAGTTAATCGCTCATATCCAACAAGTTATCAAAGAAAAATTTGATGTTTCACTAGAAACAGAAGTTCGAATCATTGGTGAATAA